In Thermococcus stetteri, the following proteins share a genomic window:
- the glmA gene encoding exo-beta-D-glucosaminidase — protein MGKVEFRGKRYIIDGEPVTIAGGTLQFFRVPANTWRDRLLKMKEAGLNTVDTYVAWNWHEPERGSFDFTGDTHPQRDLVGFLELAQNLGFYVIIRPGPYICGEWRNGGIPDWLINEHPEILAKGPNGPLPRDIYYPPITYLHPTYLEAVEEWYNAVFPVIRKYLYTNGGPIISVSIDDEPSYWETIFQPFLTDYNEVITRPGGLWERWLEENYTIEDLRRRYKGDFRDYSEIKVPTSFSEPLPKLLDWHHFKLWMVNEYVRWIYERMEGEFDVPISILDPYLLQVAWRHFFNYIRRHNMKIHVWTEFWYSFYRSSDFKEDKLGHIYYKTGIYCYHVRKAGTPPLSIETQSSLAHTIDPTEAELLYSILPPRGIPNINYYLFVGGENPKGYESHNGITWDVYSPVGLDGSERPHFGVIKALSETMTSAEGLADAELKPKVAVGLYEPYEPLNLWGYEGLEESTDLNEYLLGERGLFTLLAMSNTPFDAVDLEDATVDELLSYKQLWVYSLDFMSRVVQDKLVEFVARGGNLVILPMLPRYDENMEPYSSLADFLGVEVERANARRNPRLVQFLSVSADGIDRMLVRNTVRGVKGGEPIAFMGEKPVGAMVNRGKGTAIVLGFRLQYYTSYHDLHRKFVWKLKELQGVREDFEVTNPDMILLPMEGSDYAYLAVTNPRGHEIKGKIHYRGLEVPVLLDGIEMRKRGTLYLPFGVRKGDVEIVYATATLVKWEGEVLTFRNHLSGVSEVAIRGSRGVNVQGGRIIDEENGEILRMAVEHPGEYFEVELL, from the coding sequence ATGGGAAAGGTTGAGTTTCGCGGCAAAAGGTACATCATCGATGGAGAGCCCGTTACGATAGCGGGGGGAACGCTTCAGTTCTTCAGGGTTCCGGCAAACACATGGAGGGACAGGCTCTTAAAGATGAAAGAAGCTGGCCTCAACACGGTTGACACCTACGTCGCCTGGAACTGGCACGAACCTGAGAGGGGGAGCTTTGATTTCACTGGAGACACCCACCCACAGAGGGATTTGGTCGGCTTTCTTGAACTTGCCCAGAATCTTGGCTTCTACGTCATCATAAGGCCCGGCCCCTACATTTGCGGCGAGTGGCGGAACGGCGGCATTCCAGACTGGCTTATAAATGAACATCCGGAGATTCTGGCCAAGGGGCCGAACGGGCCGCTTCCTAGGGACATCTACTATCCGCCCATCACCTACCTCCACCCCACTTACCTGGAAGCCGTGGAGGAGTGGTACAACGCCGTCTTTCCCGTGATCAGGAAGTACCTTTACACGAACGGGGGGCCGATAATCAGCGTCTCAATCGACGACGAGCCCTCATACTGGGAAACTATATTTCAGCCCTTCCTAACTGACTACAACGAGGTAATAACGAGGCCCGGGGGACTGTGGGAGAGGTGGCTTGAGGAGAACTACACAATTGAAGACCTCAGGAGGCGCTACAAGGGTGACTTCAGGGACTACTCCGAGATAAAGGTGCCGACGAGCTTCTCCGAGCCCCTGCCAAAGCTCCTCGACTGGCACCACTTCAAGCTCTGGATGGTCAACGAGTACGTCCGCTGGATTTACGAGAGGATGGAGGGGGAGTTCGACGTTCCCATCAGCATCCTCGATCCCTACCTCCTTCAGGTGGCCTGGAGGCACTTCTTCAACTACATTAGGAGGCACAACATGAAAATTCACGTCTGGACCGAGTTCTGGTACTCATTCTACCGTTCTTCCGACTTCAAGGAGGACAAGCTCGGCCACATCTACTACAAGACGGGAATCTACTGCTACCACGTCAGGAAAGCCGGAACGCCGCCGCTAAGCATCGAGACCCAGAGCTCTCTTGCCCACACCATCGACCCGACGGAGGCCGAGCTCCTGTACTCCATACTGCCCCCGCGGGGCATACCGAACATCAACTACTACCTCTTCGTCGGTGGGGAGAATCCGAAGGGCTATGAATCTCACAACGGGATTACTTGGGACGTTTACTCGCCAGTTGGTCTTGATGGGTCTGAGAGGCCTCACTTCGGGGTCATAAAGGCCCTTTCCGAGACAATGACCTCCGCAGAGGGACTCGCCGATGCCGAGTTGAAGCCCAAAGTTGCGGTCGGCCTATACGAGCCCTATGAACCCCTCAACCTCTGGGGCTACGAAGGCCTTGAGGAGAGCACCGACTTAAACGAGTACCTCCTCGGGGAGAGGGGTCTTTTCACGCTCTTGGCCATGAGCAACACACCCTTTGATGCCGTTGATCTTGAGGATGCCACAGTTGACGAACTCTTGAGTTACAAACAGCTCTGGGTCTACAGCCTCGATTTCATGTCCAGGGTAGTTCAGGACAAGCTCGTCGAGTTCGTTGCGAGGGGTGGGAACCTCGTTATACTCCCGATGCTCCCGCGCTACGATGAGAACATGGAACCTTACAGCTCTCTTGCAGACTTCCTCGGCGTTGAAGTTGAGAGGGCGAATGCTAGGAGGAATCCGCGCCTCGTTCAGTTTCTCAGCGTATCGGCGGACGGCATAGACAGGATGCTCGTCAGGAACACCGTTCGCGGAGTGAAAGGCGGAGAACCCATAGCTTTCATGGGTGAAAAGCCCGTTGGAGCCATGGTAAATAGGGGAAAGGGAACTGCCATAGTCCTCGGTTTCCGCCTTCAGTACTACACCAGCTACCATGACCTGCACAGAAAGTTCGTCTGGAAGCTCAAGGAGCTCCAGGGGGTAAGGGAGGACTTCGAGGTCACAAACCCCGACATGATACTCCTCCCGATGGAGGGGAGCGATTACGCCTACCTCGCCGTTACCAATCCGAGGGGCCACGAGATAAAGGGCAAGATACACTACCGCGGCCTTGAGGTTCCGGTCCTGCTCGATGGCATTGAAATGAGGAAGAGGGGCACCCTCTACCTCCCCTTCGGTGTCAGAAAGGGGGATGTTGAGATAGTATACGCTACTGCAACACTGGTGAAGTGGGAAGGAGAGGTTCTTACATTCAGGAACCACCTCTCCGGCGTCAGCGAAGTGGCAATAAGGGGCAGTAGGGGGGTGAATGTGCAGGGCGGTAGGATAATTGACGAGGAGAATGGGGAAATCCTAAGGATGGCCGTGGAGCACCCTGGAGAGTACTTCGAGGTAGAGCTCCTCTGA
- the glmD gene encoding glucosamine-6-phosphate deaminase codes for MHKTIEEIRRVPKGILEAQKAFERFVNLYEFKIPGEVLFTGCGSSYFLSQLLAMATTHLGGRGVALPCSELLYSREYYPLGAPQLIVSISRSGETTEAIMAIEALNIPKLALTAYESTLSRMADYALIVPTHEESVVMTHSFPAFYFAYLQLLLKSWGRETYNALEISQLTEEVLKAEPYIRDLVDSFDFRNVIFLGSGILYPVALEAMLKMKEMALFWSEAYPTFEVRHGFKSIADEGTLVVLLADRPFDWHEKLTKEFQDQGARVFTVAPENTGADYFLKTQELEGAIAPIVYLPVIQLLAYYKAVQMGLNPDNPRFLSKVVKW; via the coding sequence ATGCACAAGACAATCGAGGAAATCAGAAGGGTTCCGAAGGGGATTCTTGAGGCTCAGAAGGCTTTTGAAAGGTTTGTTAATTTATACGAATTCAAGATACCCGGTGAAGTTCTCTTTACGGGTTGTGGTTCCTCTTACTTTCTGTCGCAGCTGCTGGCCATGGCAACCACCCACCTGGGGGGCAGGGGGGTGGCCCTCCCCTGCTCCGAACTTCTTTATTCCCGCGAATACTATCCTTTGGGAGCTCCTCAGCTCATAGTTTCAATCTCGCGTTCTGGGGAGACTACCGAGGCGATAATGGCCATTGAGGCACTAAACATCCCCAAGCTTGCCCTCACAGCCTACGAGAGTACGCTCTCAAGAATGGCGGACTATGCTCTGATCGTTCCTACTCATGAGGAGAGCGTTGTGATGACCCACTCCTTCCCGGCTTTCTACTTTGCCTACCTCCAGCTCCTTCTGAAATCGTGGGGTAGGGAGACTTACAACGCCCTTGAAATCTCACAGCTCACGGAAGAGGTACTCAAAGCAGAGCCATACATCAGGGACCTCGTGGATTCCTTTGACTTCAGGAACGTCATATTCCTCGGTTCGGGAATCCTTTACCCAGTAGCCCTCGAAGCGATGCTGAAGATGAAGGAAATGGCGCTCTTCTGGAGCGAGGCATATCCTACCTTCGAGGTCAGGCACGGCTTCAAGTCAATAGCCGATGAGGGAACGCTCGTTGTTTTGCTTGCCGACAGGCCCTTTGACTGGCATGAGAAACTAACTAAGGAGTTCCAGGATCAGGGTGCGAGGGTCTTCACGGTTGCTCCCGAAAACACGGGAGCTGACTACTTCCTGAAGACTCAAGAGCTGGAGGGGGCTATTGCACCAATCGTCTACCTCCCGGTTATCCAGCTCTTGGCCTACTACAAAGCGGTTCAAATGGGCCTCAATCCCGATAATCCGCGCTTCCTGAGCAAGGTTGTAAAGTGGTGA
- a CDS encoding DUF835 domain-containing protein, with the protein MALVMVGWTLKLDIEIFKLAVVTLALFILYKYRRIFEMTLPALLLKRGAVVVFIFWLGFLVDVMNDVYPTPFTKILDDIIISFALILGTYYIIDYMNKSRLSVVPSKVANGESALAKGAYIVTKDIDISKIIELAKGEKIIALTRNPELFKKQGISYLWLSKVPGENAIDPLRLPAILHKLIESADKDTIVIIDGLEYLTLENGFNSVLKFLTTLKDNLLLKGATLLLVLDPKTLEHHQAALLKKEFKSIEQ; encoded by the coding sequence ATGGCGTTAGTTATGGTGGGGTGGACCCTCAAGCTTGACATCGAAATATTCAAGCTTGCTGTCGTTACGTTAGCCCTCTTCATCCTGTACAAATACCGCAGAATTTTTGAAATGACACTGCCCGCGCTCCTCCTTAAAAGAGGTGCTGTTGTTGTATTCATATTTTGGCTTGGCTTTCTTGTCGATGTTATGAACGATGTGTATCCAACGCCCTTCACCAAAATCCTCGACGACATTATAATTTCCTTCGCCCTAATCCTTGGAACATACTACATAATCGACTATATGAATAAAAGCAGGCTTTCTGTTGTCCCATCTAAGGTTGCAAATGGGGAATCGGCTTTAGCGAAAGGGGCTTACATAGTTACCAAAGATATTGATATCTCAAAAATTATCGAACTCGCAAAGGGTGAGAAAATTATTGCACTAACTAGAAATCCAGAATTATTTAAAAAGCAGGGGATTTCCTACCTCTGGCTTAGCAAAGTGCCGGGAGAGAACGCCATAGACCCCCTCCGCCTTCCGGCGATACTCCACAAACTTATTGAAAGCGCCGACAAAGACACGATCGTCATAATAGACGGACTTGAATACCTGACCCTCGAAAACGGCTTCAACAGCGTGCTGAAGTTCCTCACAACACTGAAGGACAACCTCCTACTGAAGGGTGCAACCCTGTTGCTAGTCTTAGACCCCAAAACACTGGAACACCACCAGGCAGCACTTTTAAAGAAAGAGTTCAAAAGTATTGAGCAGTAG
- a CDS encoding ABC transporter permease: MPSRSKLDTVKIAFRNNKFRFGFGLLMFFIIFSLVGGIFTPFSGDGLYYEQIPNTTVKIATYSQKTLPPMSEETLITYLGREIKVRHILGTDAFGKDVYAQLVQGLRTSLWVAFLAAIIGTILGITIGFAAGYRGGWVDEGLMMFVNIMLVIPSIILLILVAAYLSARSPEVQALIIGITNWPWVARAVRAQALSLKNREFVALAKIAGMRDLAIIFGEIMPNMVSYVFMAGILQFSGAILASATLDFIGLGPTTTVSLGTILQKAIAYNALQFGSWWWFIPPGLIITLIITALFFVNLGMEEVFNPRLRRGGE, translated from the coding sequence ATGCCGAGTAGAAGCAAACTGGACACGGTTAAGATAGCTTTCCGGAACAACAAGTTCAGATTCGGATTCGGCCTGCTAATGTTCTTCATTATTTTCTCGTTGGTCGGAGGAATCTTCACGCCGTTCAGCGGCGACGGGCTGTACTACGAGCAAATTCCCAACACCACGGTTAAAATAGCGACCTACTCTCAGAAGACCCTTCCCCCAATGAGCGAAGAGACTCTGATCACGTACCTGGGCAGGGAGATTAAGGTTCGCCACATACTTGGTACCGATGCCTTCGGCAAGGACGTCTACGCCCAGCTGGTGCAGGGTCTCAGGACGAGCCTTTGGGTGGCCTTCTTGGCGGCCATCATAGGCACGATCCTTGGAATAACGATAGGCTTTGCTGCTGGCTACAGAGGGGGATGGGTCGACGAAGGACTGATGATGTTCGTGAACATCATGTTGGTAATCCCATCAATAATCCTCTTGATACTCGTGGCGGCTTACCTATCCGCGAGGAGCCCCGAAGTACAGGCTTTGATAATAGGAATAACGAACTGGCCGTGGGTCGCGAGGGCGGTTAGAGCGCAGGCCCTCTCACTGAAGAACAGGGAGTTCGTGGCGCTGGCCAAGATAGCGGGTATGAGGGACCTGGCCATAATCTTCGGGGAGATAATGCCCAACATGGTCTCCTACGTCTTCATGGCGGGCATACTCCAGTTCAGCGGAGCAATTTTGGCGAGTGCCACTCTCGACTTCATAGGTCTCGGCCCGACGACAACAGTCTCGCTGGGAACTATACTCCAGAAGGCTATAGCCTACAACGCCCTTCAGTTTGGAAGCTGGTGGTGGTTCATACCACCCGGACTGATTATAACCCTGATAATAACGGCATTGTTCTTCGTCAACCTCGGAATGGAGGAGGTTTTCAATCCGAGGCTTAGGAGGGGTGGTGAATGA
- a CDS encoding ABC transporter ATP-binding protein, with protein MSEPLVRVEHLTKVFTSGFIGGFQVRAVDDVSFNIGEGEIISLVGESGSGKTTIGKLILRLLTPTSGRILFRGEDISEFSGSKLRKYYYKQVQAVFQDPFASFNPLYPVDRAFDLVFSSFFPNTSRGEREELIAKSLEDVGLNPGEVLGKYPHQLSGGQLQRILIARALLVEPSLLVADEAVSMLDASTRIDVLNLLGEVRDRLGTSVLFVTHDLALGYYISDTTLIMYRGRLVEFGDTERVFKNPLHPYTKMLLESVPDLNVKWEFRGEVRPEKEEESVYEIVGCNYAPRCPLATEKCWRVRPEVVEFEKNHWVACHNVGG; from the coding sequence ATGAGTGAGCCTTTGGTTAGGGTTGAGCACTTGACTAAGGTTTTCACTTCGGGTTTCATTGGGGGTTTTCAGGTTAGGGCTGTGGATGATGTTAGTTTCAACATTGGGGAGGGTGAAATTATTTCCCTGGTTGGGGAGAGTGGTAGTGGAAAAACTACTATTGGAAAGCTTATTTTGAGGCTTTTGACTCCAACGTCGGGTAGGATTCTCTTCAGGGGGGAGGATATCAGTGAGTTTAGTGGGAGTAAGTTGAGGAAGTATTATTACAAGCAGGTTCAGGCGGTCTTTCAGGATCCTTTCGCGAGTTTTAACCCGTTGTATCCTGTGGATAGGGCGTTCGACTTGGTTTTCAGCAGTTTCTTCCCTAATACGAGTAGGGGTGAGAGGGAGGAGTTGATTGCCAAGTCTTTGGAGGATGTTGGTTTAAACCCTGGGGAGGTTCTTGGTAAGTATCCTCACCAGCTTAGTGGTGGTCAGCTCCAGCGTATTCTAATAGCTAGGGCTTTGCTTGTTGAGCCGTCGCTTTTGGTGGCGGATGAGGCGGTTTCGATGCTTGATGCAAGCACTAGGATTGATGTTTTGAATCTTTTGGGTGAGGTGAGGGATAGGCTTGGGACTTCGGTGCTTTTCGTTACGCATGATCTTGCGTTGGGTTACTACATTAGTGACACGACGTTGATCATGTATAGGGGGCGTTTGGTGGAGTTTGGTGATACTGAGAGGGTTTTCAAGAATCCTTTGCACCCGTACACTAAGATGCTTTTGGAGAGTGTGCCTGACTTGAATGTTAAGTGGGAGTTCAGGGGTGAGGTTCGGCCGGAGAAAGAGGAGGAGAGTGTTTACGAGATAGTTGGGTGTAATTATGCTCCGCGTTGCCCGTTGGCGACTGAGAAGTGCTGGAGGGTTAGGCCTGAAGTAGTTGAATTCGAGAAAAACCACTGGGTCGCATGCCATAATGTTGGGGGGTGA
- a CDS encoding ABC transporter ATP-binding protein — MKRILDVRNLKIYYKTPVGYVKAVDGVSFDVREGEVFGIAGESGCGKSTLVHSLILRKPPMTHMGGEAVFKGKDLMKLSKEEERRIKYNELSIIPQYAMNALNPTKKIKDIVWDLAREHEAEDKEEVEKLLRKRLRMVKLSEKVADMYPVELSGGMRQRATMVVSTLLNPDLLIADEITSALDVTTQRVVLELLHYFMKEGIVKSIIFVTHDLALLDKIADRVMVLYAGKVAEIGPTEEVINSPAHPYTSMLIEALPKIGVHYKQTKLKGIPGYPISLLNPPEGCRFYPRCPYAMEHCPRVEPRLVSVGDDHLVACHLYGGEEE; from the coding sequence ATGAAGAGAATTCTCGATGTGAGAAACCTTAAAATCTACTACAAGACTCCGGTGGGTTATGTTAAGGCTGTGGATGGTGTGTCCTTTGACGTTAGGGAGGGGGAGGTTTTCGGAATAGCGGGGGAGAGTGGGTGTGGTAAATCCACCCTCGTTCACTCCCTCATTCTTCGCAAGCCTCCGATGACTCACATGGGGGGTGAAGCCGTCTTCAAGGGTAAAGACCTCATGAAACTCAGTAAGGAGGAGGAGCGCAGGATAAAGTACAATGAGCTTTCAATAATTCCCCAGTATGCTATGAACGCTTTGAACCCGACTAAGAAAATCAAGGATATTGTTTGGGATTTGGCCAGGGAACACGAGGCTGAGGACAAAGAAGAAGTTGAGAAACTCCTCAGGAAAAGGCTTAGGATGGTTAAACTCAGCGAGAAAGTCGCTGACATGTATCCAGTGGAGCTAAGTGGTGGGATGAGGCAGAGGGCAACGATGGTTGTTTCAACGCTATTGAACCCGGACTTGCTCATTGCTGACGAGATTACTTCAGCGCTTGATGTTACAACGCAGAGGGTTGTTCTCGAGCTCCTTCATTACTTCATGAAGGAGGGGATCGTTAAGTCCATAATCTTCGTGACTCATGATCTGGCTCTCCTTGACAAGATAGCGGATAGGGTTATGGTTCTCTACGCGGGTAAGGTGGCTGAGATTGGTCCGACTGAGGAGGTCATTAATTCTCCAGCGCACCCGTACACTTCAATGCTCATCGAAGCCCTTCCAAAGATTGGCGTGCACTACAAGCAGACTAAGCTGAAGGGTATTCCCGGGTATCCTATAAGCCTTCTCAACCCGCCTGAAGGCTGTAGGTTTTACCCGCGGTGTCCTTACGCGATGGAGCACTGTCCGAGGGTTGAGCCGAGATTGGTTAGTGTGGGGGATGATCATTTGGTTGCTTGTCATCTTTACGGGGGTGAGGAGGAATGA
- a CDS encoding DEAD/DEAH box helicase, whose translation MEYLEGFNEVLKSRLGFSMRAYQLHVAREILETLEEGFLVVSMPTGSGKTILELFTAHLLLEKGNRVLVLEPTRFLCDQMYEKLWKHVFNSEKEYEGQCGSFGNSDLVIATPQTALKCANIMELDFGGVIVDEVHHALGNRIYEELLNILNPEFTIGFTALLPRKKLYSYYTTAKGIFKYPTLLKYDFKDLTKIDSNFTPPRAVVDVYDSEFNNVEDEIYETLYRGFLWGEPQITFFLERTLVKYGKRAFCESLRRAVENGRVRGKYVIDRLLQFCSSEGFSHKARTLLEILRAYDLEGNEEITPVIVFTSRKATAYEFKELVEKEMPVVASEVLTSDLSKQERLQLLERAKNGEVDLIISTLVGEEGVDIPEAGLMVMGDTPKSPLRFYQRLGRLIRISSPKKLKYMAVVATPRTFEYQDLGRAIDNLYFEGVEVGYVLYNAEEKSSAKRLLELIKGLSKPTEFKTVPYTLLARGKELDKPFEYYARLLTSSQKSRDSGIWELLAKYGSQNDAALFFLTDYFLRGMDPGVKKLMRALEKTLSTGSISKEIDSIMLADKAFYIYDSERLSEIIALGIKRLTERCRANPGCTERGFRIDRKGFLRLFARIFPMDDIDEVIGALQEEVERREKELKSLIESRAMSIDVRGWTTYNPKNYSLAPRVEIKIEGHHPIHFTAQINYYNLPRFYSRTYEKKIELIKLNLKEIGLVSLERFLDLEGET comes from the coding sequence ATGGAGTACCTTGAGGGGTTCAATGAAGTACTGAAGAGTAGGCTCGGATTTTCGATGAGAGCGTATCAGCTCCACGTTGCCAGGGAGATATTGGAGACACTAGAAGAGGGTTTTCTCGTGGTTTCCATGCCCACTGGAAGTGGCAAGACCATCCTTGAGCTCTTCACAGCACACCTTTTGCTTGAAAAAGGCAACAGAGTGCTTGTACTGGAACCAACCAGATTTCTATGTGACCAGATGTATGAAAAGCTCTGGAAACACGTTTTTAACTCTGAAAAAGAGTATGAGGGGCAGTGTGGAAGCTTTGGAAACTCTGACCTCGTGATCGCGACTCCCCAGACCGCCCTGAAATGCGCGAATATCATGGAGCTTGATTTCGGGGGAGTTATTGTAGACGAGGTGCACCATGCCCTCGGGAACAGAATATACGAAGAGCTCCTGAACATCCTCAATCCAGAATTCACGATCGGGTTTACCGCTCTGCTGCCCAGAAAGAAGCTCTATTCCTATTACACGACTGCAAAGGGCATTTTTAAGTACCCTACCCTCCTCAAATACGACTTCAAAGACCTGACAAAAATAGACTCCAACTTCACCCCTCCAAGGGCCGTTGTGGACGTTTACGACTCTGAGTTCAACAATGTAGAAGATGAAATTTACGAAACCCTCTACCGCGGATTTCTCTGGGGAGAGCCCCAAATAACGTTCTTCCTCGAAAGAACCCTTGTAAAATACGGCAAAAGGGCTTTTTGCGAGAGCCTGAGACGTGCAGTTGAAAACGGAAGGGTTAGGGGAAAGTACGTCATAGACCGCCTGCTCCAGTTCTGCAGCTCTGAAGGCTTCTCCCACAAGGCAAGGACGCTGTTGGAGATTCTCAGAGCTTATGATTTAGAAGGCAACGAAGAGATAACCCCCGTCATAGTCTTCACGTCGAGAAAAGCCACCGCCTATGAGTTCAAAGAGCTCGTCGAAAAGGAAATGCCGGTGGTGGCATCTGAAGTCCTCACAAGCGATCTTTCAAAACAAGAGCGTCTCCAGCTTCTTGAAAGGGCAAAAAATGGAGAGGTTGACCTTATAATATCCACACTCGTGGGAGAGGAAGGAGTTGACATTCCAGAGGCCGGGTTGATGGTCATGGGTGACACCCCAAAGAGCCCCCTACGTTTCTACCAGCGCCTCGGGAGGCTTATTCGCATATCCAGCCCGAAAAAGCTTAAGTACATGGCAGTTGTTGCCACCCCGCGAACGTTTGAATACCAAGATCTTGGAAGGGCCATAGATAACCTCTACTTTGAAGGCGTCGAAGTTGGTTACGTCCTCTACAACGCAGAGGAAAAATCCTCAGCTAAGCGACTTCTTGAGCTGATAAAAGGCCTATCAAAGCCCACGGAATTCAAAACGGTCCCCTACACCTTATTGGCAAGAGGAAAGGAGCTCGATAAACCCTTTGAGTACTACGCGCGCTTGCTAACTTCCAGCCAAAAAAGCAGGGATTCGGGAATCTGGGAGCTTTTAGCGAAGTACGGTAGCCAAAATGATGCCGCACTCTTCTTCCTCACTGACTACTTCCTGAGGGGGATGGATCCTGGCGTTAAAAAATTGATGCGCGCACTTGAGAAGACCCTCTCAACCGGGAGCATCTCTAAGGAGATAGATAGTATTATGCTTGCCGACAAGGCCTTCTACATATACGACTCCGAGAGACTCTCCGAAATAATAGCCCTCGGAATTAAAAGACTCACAGAGCGGTGCAGGGCAAATCCGGGTTGCACTGAACGGGGATTCAGAATAGACAGAAAGGGTTTTCTGCGGCTTTTTGCCCGCATATTTCCAATGGATGATATAGATGAAGTCATAGGGGCTCTCCAGGAGGAAGTAGAAAGGAGAGAAAAAGAGCTCAAAAGTCTGATAGAATCCAGGGCCATGTCCATCGATGTGAGGGGATGGACGACCTACAACCCGAAGAACTACTCCCTCGCCCCGAGAGTGGAGATAAAAATCGAAGGCCACCATCCCATACACTTCACAGCCCAGATAAACTACTACAACCTACCCAGATTCTATTCCAGAACCTACGAGAAGAAAATAGAACTCATAAAACTGAACCTAAAGGAAATCGGCCTAGTATCACTGGAGAGGTTCCTGGACCTGGAGGGAGAAACATAA
- a CDS encoding ABC transporter permease, with amino-acid sequence MGFKKYLVRKTGVYLITFLFAVTLNWLLPRLMPGNPIEGMMAQAGTGGVNEALIEFYEKLYGLDQPLWKQFVNFWSSLFHGDLGYSILYRAPVMDILRHALPYDIVVLLPAIALSWLVGNWLGAIAGKNKRYDRYTMPIFYFLASMPYFWFAMLLVYFVGVELGWLPYQGAYDPSTVPSFSAGFVLDFLKHWILPFLSLFVVMIGSWAIGMRNMIIYELEADYVRYLEALGGSEKLLTKHAYRNAILPQVTGLALQLGLMVAGAIATEIVFNYPGIGVLIMNAALSQDYFLLQGAFLIVVISVLLANFMIDIIYPFIDPRVRASYTEG; translated from the coding sequence ATGGGGTTCAAGAAGTATCTGGTGCGCAAAACCGGTGTGTATCTAATAACTTTTCTGTTCGCTGTCACACTCAACTGGTTACTCCCAAGGCTCATGCCGGGCAATCCCATAGAGGGCATGATGGCCCAGGCCGGTACTGGGGGGGTTAACGAGGCTCTAATCGAGTTTTATGAGAAGCTCTACGGGCTCGACCAGCCTCTCTGGAAGCAGTTCGTAAACTTCTGGTCGAGCCTCTTCCACGGGGATTTGGGTTATAGCATCCTTTACCGGGCCCCCGTAATGGATATACTAAGGCACGCCCTTCCCTATGATATTGTAGTTCTCCTTCCCGCGATAGCCCTGAGCTGGCTCGTTGGAAACTGGCTTGGGGCGATAGCCGGTAAAAATAAGAGGTACGACAGGTACACTATGCCCATATTCTACTTCCTGGCCAGCATGCCTTACTTCTGGTTTGCCATGCTCCTCGTTTACTTTGTGGGGGTTGAGCTCGGCTGGCTCCCGTATCAGGGGGCTTATGACCCGAGTACTGTGCCCTCATTCTCGGCAGGGTTCGTTCTCGACTTCCTGAAGCACTGGATACTTCCCTTCCTAAGTCTGTTCGTTGTCATGATTGGAAGCTGGGCCATAGGCATGAGAAACATGATCATCTACGAGCTCGAGGCCGACTACGTCCGCTATCTTGAGGCCCTCGGCGGCAGCGAGAAACTCCTGACTAAGCACGCATACAGGAACGCAATCTTGCCCCAGGTGACTGGATTGGCGCTTCAGCTTGGACTGATGGTCGCCGGAGCAATAGCCACGGAGATAGTCTTCAATTATCCAGGAATAGGCGTTCTCATAATGAACGCCGCCCTGAGTCAGGACTACTTCCTTCTGCAGGGAGCTTTCCTGATTGTCGTCATATCGGTACTCCTCGCCAACTTCATGATCGACATAATCTACCCCTTCATAGACCCGCGTGTTAGAGCGAGCTATACTGAGGGTTGA